The proteins below come from a single Marinobacter bohaiensis genomic window:
- the rpiB gene encoding ribose 5-phosphate isomerase B → MSEPTTARPATMRIALGADEAAFELKEALIEHVRELGFEVVDFGTYNAEPVLYPDVAVRVAQAISAGEVERGVLVCGTGIGVAISANKVRGIRAAQAHDTYSAAKARSSNDAQVVTLGARVVGPELAKSIVAVFLGADFGGGASADKVARIADYEREFFRDAPNN, encoded by the coding sequence ATGTCTGAACCAACCACGGCCAGGCCGGCCACCATGCGAATCGCTCTGGGCGCGGACGAGGCGGCGTTCGAGCTCAAGGAGGCCTTGATCGAGCACGTGCGCGAACTGGGCTTCGAAGTGGTGGATTTCGGGACCTATAACGCCGAGCCCGTGCTTTATCCGGATGTGGCGGTGCGCGTGGCTCAGGCCATTAGCGCCGGAGAGGTGGAGCGCGGTGTGCTGGTCTGCGGTACCGGTATCGGTGTGGCGATCTCCGCCAACAAGGTGCGGGGCATCCGCGCCGCCCAGGCGCACGATACCTATTCCGCCGCCAAGGCTCGTTCCAGCAACGATGCTCAGGTGGTGACGCTGGGCGCGCGCGTGGTCGGTCCGGAGCTGGCGAAAAGCATTGTTGCGGTGTTCCTCGGCGCGGACTTCGGCGGCGGTGCCTCGGCGGACAAGGTGGCGCGTATCGCCGATTACGAGCGTGAATTCTTCCGCGACGCCCCTAACAACTGA
- a CDS encoding sugar-binding transcriptional regulator, whose product MEEKVDNADISLMTEIATLYYVEGETQEVISRRLKVSRVKVGRLLKRAHAEGVVDVRVRQHPAASAELEKELMRRFNIKRALIALDHVDEDVQRSGVASLVADHLSRNLHDGSIVAVGMGRNVGAVAENTFDQGERKCSFVCAIGGSIRAGEYMNPDHICRRLVMKYGGDSETLYAPALVQDSALRDAMCENPTVRQTLDRARRADVALIGVGDISENSNMVRMGWFSAEEIAEARLSGAVGDMMGYDFIDLYGKPSVTPMQGRVIGLTIGDLARIPDVIAIASENTKAVGILGALRTGVIDTLATSVTNAHTILRLDEATPNLDS is encoded by the coding sequence ATGGAAGAGAAAGTCGATAACGCCGATATCAGCCTGATGACCGAGATCGCCACTCTCTATTACGTGGAGGGCGAAACCCAGGAGGTCATCTCCCGGCGGCTCAAGGTGTCCCGGGTGAAAGTGGGGCGCCTGCTCAAGCGGGCCCATGCGGAGGGTGTGGTGGACGTGCGCGTGCGCCAGCATCCGGCGGCCAGCGCGGAGCTGGAGAAGGAGCTGATGCGCCGCTTCAATATCAAGCGGGCGCTGATTGCGCTGGATCACGTGGATGAGGATGTGCAGCGTTCCGGCGTAGCCAGCCTGGTCGCGGATCATTTGTCCCGTAACCTGCACGACGGTTCCATTGTCGCGGTGGGGATGGGACGCAACGTCGGTGCCGTCGCGGAGAACACCTTCGATCAGGGAGAGCGCAAATGTTCGTTCGTCTGCGCCATCGGGGGCTCCATCCGCGCTGGTGAGTACATGAACCCGGATCACATCTGTCGGCGCCTGGTGATGAAGTACGGCGGTGACAGCGAGACGCTCTACGCGCCGGCGCTGGTGCAGGACTCGGCCCTGCGCGATGCGATGTGCGAGAACCCGACGGTGCGCCAGACGCTGGATCGGGCGCGGCGGGCTGATGTTGCCCTGATTGGTGTGGGGGATATCAGCGAGAACAGCAATATGGTGCGAATGGGCTGGTTCTCGGCGGAGGAGATTGCCGAGGCCCGGTTGTCCGGTGCTGTCGGCGACATGATGGGGTACGACTTTATCGACCTGTACGGCAAACCCTCGGTGACGCCCATGCAGGGACGAGTGATCGGTCTGACGATCGGTGACCTGGCCCGTATTCCGGATGTGATTGCCATTGCCAGCGAGAACACCAAGGCGGTGGGTATCCTGGGGGCGCTGCGTACCGGTGTCATCGATACCCTGGCGACCAGCGTTACCAATGCCCACACCATTCTGCGCCTGGATGAGGCCACGCCGAACCTGGACTCCTGA
- a CDS encoding MDR/zinc-dependent alcohol dehydrogenase-like family protein, whose protein sequence is MNDTLAQPESSQVSIPKTMKAIVAYAPGDYRLEEVDVPEIGEKEILVKVEACGICAGDLKAYEGAPSFWGDESQPAYIKAPMIPGHEFVGHVVKMGPGAKGFEIGDRVISEQIVPCWDCRFCHRGQYWMCEKHDVYGFQNNVNGGMAEYMKFPKEAINHKLPDDVPVENIVLTEPFSCSMHAVERAQIQLGDVVVLSGAGTLGLGMIGPAKKSGPAKLVVLDLHGERLELAKKFGADVVLNPSEEDVVQIVKDMTDGYGCDIYIEATGAPKSVEQGLAMLRKLGRFVEFSVFKDPVTVDWSIISDRKELDVLGAHLGPYCYPHVIKGIESGDFPTDGVVTHKLPLEEFHKGIDLMKHDSSALKIMLVPGA, encoded by the coding sequence ATGAACGACACCCTCGCCCAACCCGAATCCTCGCAAGTGTCCATTCCCAAGACCATGAAGGCCATCGTGGCCTATGCGCCGGGCGACTATCGCCTGGAAGAGGTCGATGTCCCGGAGATCGGTGAAAAGGAAATCCTGGTCAAGGTGGAAGCCTGCGGTATCTGCGCCGGCGACCTGAAGGCCTACGAGGGTGCGCCCAGTTTCTGGGGCGATGAGAGCCAGCCTGCCTACATCAAGGCACCGATGATTCCGGGGCACGAGTTCGTGGGGCATGTGGTCAAGATGGGGCCGGGGGCCAAGGGCTTCGAGATCGGCGACCGGGTGATCTCCGAACAGATCGTGCCCTGCTGGGACTGCCGTTTCTGCCATCGCGGCCAGTACTGGATGTGCGAGAAGCACGACGTCTACGGCTTCCAGAACAACGTCAACGGCGGCATGGCCGAGTACATGAAGTTTCCCAAGGAAGCCATCAACCACAAGCTGCCGGACGATGTGCCGGTGGAAAACATCGTACTGACCGAGCCTTTCTCCTGCTCCATGCACGCGGTGGAGCGCGCCCAGATCCAGTTGGGTGACGTGGTGGTGCTGTCCGGCGCCGGCACCCTGGGCCTGGGTATGATCGGCCCGGCCAAGAAATCCGGCCCCGCCAAGCTGGTGGTCCTGGACCTGCACGGCGAACGTCTGGAACTGGCGAAGAAGTTCGGCGCCGACGTGGTGCTCAATCCCAGCGAAGAGGACGTGGTCCAGATCGTCAAGGACATGACCGACGGTTACGGCTGCGACATCTACATCGAAGCCACCGGCGCGCCCAAGTCGGTGGAACAGGGCCTGGCCATGCTGCGCAAGCTGGGCCGGTTCGTGGAATTCAGCGTGTTCAAGGACCCGGTCACGGTGGACTGGAGCATCATCAGCGACCGCAAAGAGCTGGACGTGCTCGGCGCCCACCTGGGGCCCTACTGCTATCCCCACGTGATCAAGGGCATCGAGAGCGGTGATTTCCCCACCGACGGCGTGGTGACCCACAAGCTGCCGCTGGAGGAGTTCCACAAAGGCATCGACCTGATGAAGCACGATAGCAGTGCCCTCAAGATCATGCTGGTGCCGGGCGCCTGA
- a CDS encoding DUF2291 family protein yields MNPSASLPSALSPRQSPARLAAIVVGVAVLILMALDTTVVEIGSAQDARDDGFNPEQYGQSQFPAIRSHVEERAVSAATLASAIAEDQTAAGQEYGTPAGIGPIMPVTFTGVAGEGKSGIYPVTVDGVPGKVTVRVQTGPAINGTDLRDATGEIEFGQFTNQIEYQNAGAAINNAMKADVLADVDTDSLAGKTVTVTGVFKLINPNNWLVTPVRMDVQ; encoded by the coding sequence ATGAACCCATCGGCCAGTCTTCCATCGGCCCTGTCACCGCGACAGTCCCCCGCGCGTCTGGCGGCCATCGTCGTTGGCGTGGCCGTGCTGATCCTGATGGCGCTGGACACGACCGTCGTTGAGATCGGCTCGGCACAGGATGCCCGGGACGACGGTTTCAACCCCGAGCAATACGGCCAGAGCCAGTTTCCCGCTATTCGTTCCCATGTCGAGGAACGCGCGGTCAGCGCCGCCACCCTGGCGTCAGCCATCGCCGAGGACCAGACCGCGGCCGGCCAGGAATACGGCACACCGGCCGGTATCGGGCCGATCATGCCCGTAACCTTCACCGGTGTGGCCGGGGAGGGCAAATCCGGTATCTATCCCGTGACGGTCGACGGCGTGCCCGGGAAAGTCACCGTGCGAGTCCAGACCGGCCCGGCCATCAACGGTACCGACCTGCGCGACGCCACCGGCGAGATCGAATTCGGCCAGTTCACCAACCAGATCGAGTACCAGAACGCCGGCGCGGCGATCAACAACGCCATGAAGGCGGACGTGCTGGCGGATGTCGACACCGACAGTCTGGCGGGCAAGACCGTCACGGTCACCGGTGTGTTCAAGCTGATCAATCCGAACAACTGGCTGGTGACGCCGGTCAGGATGGACGTGCAATGA